The sequence below is a genomic window from Acidobacteriota bacterium.
GATGGCAAAAATTAAAGAAAAATAAGTTAGGTTTTTATGGCTAAGAAGGGTGGCCAAGAAACCGAAGGTTCCTGAAAACCGTCACGAATGATTAAATTAATTTATAAAATGAAATTTAAAATTTTTGTAACTGTCCATGCAATTATCCCACAAACTGGAAAAGTTAAAATCCAAGCTGTAACGATCTCTTTACCAACCCCCCATCTCACTCCTGAAAGCCTTCTTGTTGTTCCAACACCCATAATCGCAGTGTTAATCGTATGAGTAGTGCTTAGAGGAATTCCAAGCCTGGATGCAAACTCTATGGCTAAAGCCGCTGATGTTTCAGCAGAAAAGCCATGAATTGGTTCTAATTTTGTCAAACGAAGACCCATGGTCTTTACAATTCTCCATCCTCCTAATGCTGTACCAATTCCCATCGTAATAGCACATATTAAAATGACCCAGATAGGTACATGAAACTCATGAAAAACACCTCCCAGAACAAGGGTTAAAGAAAATGCGCCCATAAACTTCTGGCCATCATTACTTCCATGGCTGAATGCCATAAACGCCGCTGAAAAAATCTGTAATTTTCCAAATATTTTTCTTATGAATTCTGGACTACCCTTTCGTAACAACCAGTAAAGACCAAACATTATTCCAAGACCGCCAAGAAAACCCAAAAATGTGGAGAAAGATAAACCTATTAAAACTTTTCTCCATCCTTCCCAGAGAAGAACCGAAGGCCCTGCTTGTGCAAGTCCGGCTCCAGCGAGTCCTGATATAAGGGCATGACTTTCACTCGTGGGAAGACCATAATACCAGGCGAGTGTGCTCCATATGATAATACCAACCATAGCTGAAGCTACTGTGTTAGTATTGATAATATCCATTTTTACGATTCCTTTTCCGATAGTAAAAGCAACAGCAGTACCTGATAATGCCCCCAATATGTTTAATACACTTGCCATTACTACAGCACTATAAGGGGAAAGAACTCTTGTTGAAATAACGGTTGCAATAGCATTGGGAGCATCAGTCCATCCATTTACGAATTCAGCTCCTAAGATTAAGATAAGAACAGGAAGAATAGATAAAATCTCTCCACCCATTTGTTTCTCCTTTTATTAAAATAACTAATACAAATTCAATAAATAATGTTATATGTAGGGCAAGGCTTTAGCCTTGCTTCAAGCAACTCCCGAATCAACCCATGAAACAAGTTCAGGGCAAGGTTCGGGGCAAGCTTTAATCCTCTCCCCCTCACCCTTCCCTCTCCCCTAAGGGGAGAGGATTAAGGTGAGGGGGGAGGGTGAGGGGACAGAAATGTATCAAAATTAAATACGTTCTCATTACATGTTCTTTATGACAATTCCTTCGATGATATTAGCAATATCCTCACATTTATCCAGTGCCATTTCAAATGACTCATAAATTTCTTTATGAGTGAAGAACTTGAAAGAATCGTGTTCTTCCCTGTTATTTAATAACTTCTCCATCATATCTCTCATCAATCTATCCCCCTCATTTTCATAGCTGTTAATCTTTATACATATATCAAGAATATTTTTGTAATTTTTCTTATTTTTTATCAGATCCAAAGCCTGCACTATTTCATTGATGGATTTAATCAATGTAGAAATGAATTCTATCATTTCATCATGAATTCTCTCTATTTTATAAAGCCTTATTTTAAATATTGCCTCTTCAACAAAATCTACTATTTCATCGAGTTCATGGGCTAACGAATGAATATCCTCCCTGTCAATTGGTGTGATAAAAGTTTTGTTCAATCTCTCTATAATTCTATGCGTAACTATGTCAGTCTCATGTTCTAACTGCTTGAACTTTTCTGAATATATCTTTAAATCTACGTAATTTTCTTTCAACTCACTCAGCAAAACTCCAAGCTTAAGAAGATTCTCTCCCTGTTCTTCAAAAAGTTGAAAAAATATATTTTCCTTGGGCAATAATTTCATCATTTCCTCCTATTTTATTTAAATTAGAAAATAATTAATTAAGGTGTATTTTATAATCAATCAAAAATTTTTTCAAAGGAAAATTTTTACTTCCTAAATATTTATTTTTGATTTGCTTTCTTTAATAATTCGAGAGCTTTCTTTGCGGCTCTCTGCTCAGCTTGCTTCTTTGATCTTCCCCTTCCCTCAGCAATTTTTTTCTCTCCTATGTTCAATTCCACATAAAAAACCTTTAAATGATTAGGCCCTTCCTCTTTTATAATTCTATATTCTGGAAGGGAGAGTCCAGATTTCTGAACATATTCCTGAAGCTCTGATTTTGGATCCTCGATTTTAACCATTCCTTTTTCAAAATCAGAGAAAAAATTTCCCATTAATTTAATGATGAAATCTCTTGTGAGTTCAATTCCTGCATCAATTGATAAAGCACCCACAAGAGCTTCGAAAGCACTGACAACGATTCTTTTCTTCTTTCTTCCTTTACTTTTTTCCTCGCCTTTTCCAAGAATAAGATATCTTCCAAGTTCTAATTTCTTACTCAGTTTGAAAATGGTATCCATCCCAACAGCTATGGCTTTTAGCTTTGACATCTCCCCCTCTGTTAAATTTTTGTAATTTTTATATATGTATTCTGAGACTACATATCCAAAAACTGAATCGCCGAAGAATTCCAATTTTTCATTATCTTCAATGTTTTTTTCAAATGCATAAGAACTATGGGTAAGAGCTTCTTCCAATAAAGATTTATCGTTAAATTCCCATCCGATTATTTTTTCTAACTCTTCAGTATTCTCTTTCATTCTTTTTTAATTTTGCTCTCTAAATCATAAGCAAATAGAGTTTATATTAAGATAATTTATTTTAACTATTGTGAACAGCAAGAGTGGCCAAGAAAACCAAATTTTTACCCATTATTAAACTCTACTTCTTTGCCATCCAAACAACTCTTCCTCCTGATATTGTTATTTCTGTTCTTCCCTTCAGTTTCCATCCATGAAAAGGAGTGTTCTTTCCCTTGGAAAAGAATTTATTCTTGTCAATAATAATTTCTTTTTGAAGATTCAAAAGGGTTAAATCTCCATCATAACCCACTGCAATTTTCCCCTTTCCCTTTAAATTCAGGATCTTTGCCGGTCTGCACGAAATAGCATCAACCATTCTCTGAAGGGTTATCATTCCTCTATGAACAAGTTTATCCAAAATTAATGAAACTGCAGTTTCAAGTCCTACCACTCCAAAGGGAGCTAAATTAAATTCAACTGCTTTTTCATCCTCCGTATGAGGTGCATGGTCTGTTGCGATAACATCAATAGTTCCATCTTTTAATGCTTCAATTAAATACTTTCTATCCTCTTCACTCCTGAGAGGTGGGTTCATCTTATGATTTGATTCCCATGGAATCAAATTACTTTCATTTAAAATGAGATGATGGGGGGTAACTTCTGCTGTTACAGGGATTTTTTTCTTTTTGGCCTCTCTTAATATCTCCACCCCACCTTTTGTGCTTATATGAGCGAAATGAAGCTTTGCACCGGTCATTCTCGCTATTATAACATCTCGGGAAACTATTATTTCTTCAGACTCTGAAGGTATTCCTTTCAGCCCATAATTGACAGAATAATATCCTTCGTTCATCACTCCCTCATCAGATAGAATAGAATCCTCAGGATGCTCGATTAACACTGAATTTAACATCTTTATCCACTCCATCGCTCTTCTCAGAACGAGAGAATCTTTCACAGAAACGCCATCATCCGAAAATGCGACAGCTCCATTCTCCTTTAACTCAGCCATCTCGGTTATCTCTTCTCCTTTCAGCCCTTTTGTGACAGATGCAACTGGAAACACATTTACAATTCCTATTTCTTTTGACCTTCTCAGTATAAATTCCGTAACCTCTTTCTTATCGTTTGGAGGCTCGGTGTTAGCCATACAGCAAATTGAAGTAAACCCTCCAGCTGCTGCAGCCTGTGAACCTGATTCGATTGTCTCTTCATCTTCTCTTCCCGGCTCCCTTAGATGAGTATGTATGTCGATAAACCCAGGACAAACAACCAGCCTGGTTGCATCTATCACCTCAGCTTCTTTATCCTGAATTTTTTCTTTTATTTCTTTTATTTTCCCATCTTCGATCAGAATATCAAGAGTATCATCGATATTCGAGCAAGGGTCTATTAGCCTTCCATTCTTTATTAAAAGCTTCATTTTATATCCCTCTTTTCATCACTGCTCTCTCATTCCTGATAAAAGATAAAGCACTGCCATTCTGACAGCCACTCCATTGGATACCTGCTCAAGAATTACCGAACTTAAACTCTCAGCTAAATCAGCTGAGATTTCCAGACCTCGATTTATAGGACCTGGATGCATTATAATTGCATCCTCTTTCGCAATTTTCATTCTTTCCTTTGTTAAAGAATAAAGATTTCTGTACTCTCTCAGAGATGAGAAGAAATTCTTCCCCTGTCTCTCAAGCTGAATCCTGAGCATCATGATAACATCTGCATCCTTGAGCGCTTTGTCAAGATTGTATTCAATCTGAACACCCATTCTTTCAAAATAACCTGGAATAAGAGTTGGCGGTCCAGAGAGAACCACCTTTGCTCCAAGCTTGGTTAAAAGAAATATGTTCGAACGGGCTACACGACTATGAAGGATATCTCCAACTATCACCACTTTCAGCCCCTCTATCTTTCCTTTTTTCTCCCTTATAGTAAATCCATCGAGTAAGGCCTGGGTGGGATGTTCATGGGAGCCATCTCCAGCATTTATAACAGATGACTTACAGAATGAAGCTACAAAATGAGCAGCATATGAGTAGGAGTGCCTCAGTACAATAATATCAGACCTCATTGCCTCAAGGTTCAACACAGTGTCTTTTAAAGTTTCTCCCTTAAGAAGAGAGGATGTGGAAGCATTGAAATTTATTAAATCGGCACTCAATCTTTTAGCTGCAATCTCAAATGAAGACCTTGTTCTTGTGCTCGGCTCGAAGAATAGATTGATAACTGTTTTTCCCCTCAGAGGAGGAACCTTTTTTATTTCCCTTTCAGATATCTCAAAAAATGACTTTGATTCTTCGAGGATAAGGAGTATTTCTTCTTTGGATAATTCCTCAATGCCTAAAAGATGTTTTCTTGAAAAATTCAAATCCCCTCCTTGATTTCCTTAAGTCTATTTTCTGCAGGCTCAGCTATTAATACCTGGTCTCTTCCATCCTCTTCTTTTAACATCACATGAACAATTTCTCTTCTTGAAGTTGGCAAAAATTTTCCGATATAGTCTGCCCTTATCGGAAGTTCTCTGTGACCTCGGTCGACAAGAACAACCAGTTGAATCGTCCTGGGTCTGCCAAGGTCAATTATACAATCCATCGCTGCTCTTATCGTCCTTCCTGTAAATAGAACATCATCCACAAGAATCACATCCTTATCCTCCACAGGAAAATTTATCTCAGTCCTTTTAACTACTGGTTGAGATGAAAGCATCGACAAATCATCTCTGTATAAAGTTATATCTAAGTAACCAACAGGAACACTCACCTTCTCTGACTCTTCTATCTTTCTGGCAATTCTATCAGCTAAATAGACGCCCCTTGTTCTAATTCCAATAATAGCAAGATTATAAATATTTTTGTTCCTTTCAACAACTTCCAAAGCAAGTCTGGCTATTGCTCTCTCCATCTTCTTATCATCCATAATCTTTGCTTTTATTTTCTCTTTCATAAATTTCTCCTTTTTAATTAATATCTCTTATACCATATTTTGAAATTACCTGCCAATAATTCTTTTAAGAAAAAAGGGGACAGGCTACTTTTTCAATTTAAGGAACTCATCTTATGGTCATCCCTGCCTCTTTTGTCATTCCTGCGAAAGCAGGAATCCAGCCCCTGATTTAATCAGGGGTTATCTACAAATGTTTTCATATAAATCATTCCACTCTGGATTATACTTCTCAATAAGTTCAAGCTTCCACTTCCGTTCCCATTTCTTTATCTGTTTCTCTCTGAGAATTGCTGTCTCTGCTGTTTCGTGTATTTCATACCATACTAAACGGTGGACATTATATTTTTTTGTGAAACCATTAACCAGATTATTTTTATGTTCATAAACACGTTTGACGAGGTCTGATGTTATACCTGTATATAAAGTGCCATTTCGTTTATTACAAAGAATATAGACATAAAATTTTTTCATCTACTTTCTTTGGTTTCCTGCTTTCGCAGAAACGACGCCTGGATTCCCGTTTGCACGGGAATGACGAATTATATCTTGCATGTAAACTTATTTATTTCTTTCACTATAGCAACAATTCAGATTTCAAGATTTTTTAAAATTTCTTAATTATTTTAATGTAATCGTAGGAAGATATGTAAAACATAGGGTTTCTGCTCGAAAACTCTCTTTCCAGTATTGAATTTATTACAATGCCATCCATATCATTCGCCACAGGAAGGCCAAGCATGTAAAATATAGTCGGAGCCAGATCAACTAATGAAACTGAATCCATGCTCTTACCTTTACTTATTCCATTTCCATAGAAAAAAACAATACCCTCAGGAGCTTCATCATGGTAAGAAGAGATCTCCTTCTTCCCTAAAAACCATCCAAGAACTCTTTTCCAGAGAGGATAGG
It includes:
- a CDS encoding inorganic phosphate transporter → MGGEILSILPVLILILGAEFVNGWTDAPNAIATVISTRVLSPYSAVVMASVLNILGALSGTAVAFTIGKGIVKMDIINTNTVASAMVGIIIWSTLAWYYGLPTSESHALISGLAGAGLAQAGPSVLLWEGWRKVLIGLSFSTFLGFLGGLGIMFGLYWLLRKGSPEFIRKIFGKLQIFSAAFMAFSHGSNDGQKFMGAFSLTLVLGGVFHEFHVPIWVILICAITMGIGTALGGWRIVKTMGLRLTKLEPIHGFSAETSAALAIEFASRLGIPLSTTHTINTAIMGVGTTRRLSGVRWGVGKEIVTAWILTFPVCGIIAWTVTKILNFIL
- a CDS encoding DUF47 family protein, giving the protein MMKLLPKENIFFQLFEEQGENLLKLGVLLSELKENYVDLKIYSEKFKQLEHETDIVTHRIIERLNKTFITPIDREDIHSLAHELDEIVDFVEEAIFKIRLYKIERIHDEMIEFISTLIKSINEIVQALDLIKNKKNYKNILDICIKINSYENEGDRLMRDMMEKLLNNREEHDSFKFFTHKEIYESFEMALDKCEDIANIIEGIVIKNM
- the rnc gene encoding ribonuclease III, which encodes MKENTEELEKIIGWEFNDKSLLEEALTHSSYAFEKNIEDNEKLEFFGDSVFGYVVSEYIYKNYKNLTEGEMSKLKAIAVGMDTIFKLSKKLELGRYLILGKGEEKSKGRKKKRIVVSAFEALVGALSIDAGIELTRDFIIKLMGNFFSDFEKGMVKIEDPKSELQEYVQKSGLSLPEYRIIKEEGPNHLKVFYVELNIGEKKIAEGRGRSKKQAEQRAAKKALELLKKANQK
- a CDS encoding dihydroorotase; translation: MKLLIKNGRLIDPCSNIDDTLDILIEDGKIKEIKEKIQDKEAEVIDATRLVVCPGFIDIHTHLREPGREDEETIESGSQAAAAGGFTSICCMANTEPPNDKKEVTEFILRRSKEIGIVNVFPVASVTKGLKGEEITEMAELKENGAVAFSDDGVSVKDSLVLRRAMEWIKMLNSVLIEHPEDSILSDEGVMNEGYYSVNYGLKGIPSESEEIIVSRDVIIARMTGAKLHFAHISTKGGVEILREAKKKKIPVTAEVTPHHLILNESNLIPWESNHKMNPPLRSEEDRKYLIEALKDGTIDVIATDHAPHTEDEKAVEFNLAPFGVVGLETAVSLILDKLVHRGMITLQRMVDAISCRPAKILNLKGKGKIAVGYDGDLTLLNLQKEIIIDKNKFFSKGKNTPFHGWKLKGRTEITISGGRVVWMAKK
- a CDS encoding aspartate carbamoyltransferase catalytic subunit, with translation MNFSRKHLLGIEELSKEEILLILEESKSFFEISEREIKKVPPLRGKTVINLFFEPSTRTRSSFEIAAKRLSADLINFNASTSSLLKGETLKDTVLNLEAMRSDIIVLRHSYSYAAHFVASFCKSSVINAGDGSHEHPTQALLDGFTIREKKGKIEGLKVVIVGDILHSRVARSNIFLLTKLGAKVVLSGPPTLIPGYFERMGVQIEYNLDKALKDADVIMMLRIQLERQGKNFFSSLREYRNLYSLTKERMKIAKEDAIIMHPGPINRGLEISADLAESLSSVILEQVSNGVAVRMAVLYLLSGMREQ
- the pyrR gene encoding bifunctional pyr operon transcriptional regulator/uracil phosphoribosyltransferase PyrR, which codes for MKEKIKAKIMDDKKMERAIARLALEVVERNKNIYNLAIIGIRTRGVYLADRIARKIEESEKVSVPVGYLDITLYRDDLSMLSSQPVVKRTEINFPVEDKDVILVDDVLFTGRTIRAAMDCIIDLGRPRTIQLVVLVDRGHRELPIRADYIGKFLPTSRREIVHVMLKEEDGRDQVLIAEPAENRLKEIKEGI
- a CDS encoding GIY-YIG nuclease family protein, whose product is MKKFYVYILCNKRNGTLYTGITSDLVKRVYEHKNNLVNGFTKKYNVHRLVWYEIHETAETAILREKQIKKWERKWKLELIEKYNPEWNDLYENICR